One Panicum virgatum strain AP13 chromosome 3N, P.virgatum_v5, whole genome shotgun sequence DNA segment encodes these proteins:
- the LOC120666218 gene encoding pumilio homolog 12-like isoform X2, which yields MDEVQSNQDNPELRPFLGSITGAMSANHEEQSAGCSSPEEGWVSSQVALHDMAMVGSNRHGVGIISNANLFDNWSLTAAFENMNLSSTDATADSAANAGSVASRYGHCPQGLMISSADNKRNTQLQPTFAQDSFVTSSMMINNAEHMKPRFRGQNHPLCTGMHGPDNAYVTAVNLPPASPFQQLHLIDRWPQTYAPYQQMDSTFRHHDIDAERHSFMQTQYSYQQIPPSSDAHWINSNRCGVVNSSSKSAASAHLRAPAVHHLGHRSPDICWNGRMIPNGNNRLNSTHVDNCPCIIYPDCLCETCEYCQNQLSERLKHPYGLRRSYKGLLQNHTLDKVRLKSSPEKILMKFEGTNSVGNINPGFELDGCAETNQRMDCDGYNHHLNIQNNLHFDLQRSQCQSPLGSECTMKSAQLNYNSVDEVVGELYLLAQDQNGCRFLQRIFTEGSQEDAQKVFDGVIEHIDELMVDPFGNYLVQKLLEQCNDDQKMHILYEITKIPGQLIKVACNMHGTRVVQKVIETVSTSAEVSLVVSALSSGAITLMMDANGNHVAHRCLQKLSPEYKAFLLNAATECCVELAKDRHGCCIIQKCITHASKEQKNRLLYSITSRALDLAEHQYGNYVIQYILELKVTWATDEILDKLEGHYGYLSMQKCSSNVVEKCLKYTQEPKRAKIIHELINDPKMPHILVDQFGNYVIQTAFRECEDATVEAALIKAIKPHVGALRNNMYGKRILSKTCLKNRKF from the exons ATGGACGAAGTGCAGAGTAATCAGGACAATCCGGAACTCCGGCCCTTTCTTGGCAGCATCACTGGAGCCATGTCTGCAAATCATGAGGAACAATCTGCAGGGTGTTCTTCCCCTGAAGAAGGGTGGGTTTCCTCGCAGGTCGCTCTGCATGATATGGCAATGGTGGGAAGTAACCGGCATGGCGTGGGCATCATCAGCAATGCCAATTTGTTTGACAACTGGTCATTGACAGCAGCATTTGAGAACATGAACTTGAGCTCGACTGATGCTACTGCCGACTCTGCTGCTAACGCTGGTAGTGTTGCATCCAGGTATGGACACTGCCCTCAAGGCCTTATGATTTCATCTGCTGACAACAAGAGGAACACACAACTTCAGCCGACATTTGCTCAAGATAGTTTTGTTACTTCATCTATGATGATCAACAATGCTGAACACATGAAGCCAAGGTTTCGTGGGCAAAATCATCCATTGTGCACAGGGATGCATGGTCCAGATAATGCTTATGTGACTGCAGTCAATTTACCACCAGCTTCGCCTTTCCAGCAACTGCATTTAATCGATAGGTGGCCACAAACGTATGCACCTTATCAGCAGATGGACTCGACATTCAGGCATCATGATATTGATGCGGAGAGGCATTCTTTCATGCAGACACAGTATTCTTATCAACAGATTCCACCAAGTTCTGATGCTCATTGGATTAATAGCAATCGATGTGGTGTTGTCAACTCCTCATCTAAGTCTGCAGCTTCAGCTCATCTTAGAGCACCTGCTGTTCATCATCTGGGACATCGCAGTCCTGATATCTGCTGGAATGGTCGCATGATTCCTAATGGAAATAACCGACTGAATTCTACACATGTTGATAACTGCCCTTGTATAATTTATCCTGATTGCTTATGTGAAACCTGTGAATATTGCCAGAATCAGCTATCTGAAAGGCTCAAACATCCATATGGGCTCAGGCGTTCATACAAAGGTTTATTACAGAATCACACCTTGGATAAAGTCAGACTGAAAAGTTCTCCTGAGAAGATCCTGATGAAGTTTGAGGGTACAAATTCTGTTGGAAATATCAACCCTGGCTTTGAACTTGATGGGTGTGCTGAAACAAATCAAAGAATGGACTGTGATGGATACAATCACCATCTCAATATTCAGAACAACCTGCATTTTGACTTGCAGCGCTCTCAGTGTCAGTCACCTTTGGGATCTGAATGTACCATGAAATCTGCCCAGCTCAACTATAATTCAGTGGATGAAGTTGTTGGAGAATTGTACCTCTTGGCACAGGATCAGAATGGTTGCCGTTTCCTACAAAGGATATTTACAGAAGGTTCTCAAGAGGATGCCCAAAAGGTCTTTGATGGTGTCATTGAGCATATCGACGAACTTATGGTTGATCCATTCGGAAATTACTTGGTACAAAAACTACTGGAGCAATGCAATGATGACCAAAAAATGCATATACTTTATGAAATAACCAAAATACCAGGCCAGCTAATTAAAGTTGCATGCAACATGCATGG GACACGGGTGGTACAAAAGGTGATAGAAACTGTTAGTACTTCAGCTGAAGTTTCCCTGGTTGTATCTGCTCTGAGCTCTGGTGCCATTACTCTGATGATGGATGCAAATGGGAATCACGTTGCACACCGTTGCTTGCAGAAGCTGTCACCTGAATACAAAGCA TTCCTTCTCAATGCGGCCACAGAATGTTGCGTTGAGCTAGCAAAGGATCGTCATGGCTGCTGTATCATCCAGAAGTGTATTACTCATGCAAGTAAGGAGCAGAAGAACAGACTGTTGTACAGTATCACATCCAGGGCTCTCGATCTTGCTGAACATCAGTACGG GAATTATGTAATACAGTACATACTCGAGCTCAAGGTTACTTGGGCAACGGACGAAATACTGGACAAGCTCGAGGGCCACTATGGATATCTATCAATGCAAAAGTGCAGCAGCAACGTGGTCGAGAAATGCCTGAAATACACGCAGGAGCCAAAGCGAGCGAAGATCATCCACGAGCTCATCAACGACCCCAAGATGCCGCACATCTTGGTCGATCAGTTTGGGAACTATGTGATCCAGACAGCGTTCCGGGAGTGCGAG GATGCTACGGTTGAGGCTGCACTGATCAAAGCCATTAAGCCGCATGTTGGTGCTCTCCGGAACAACATGTACGGTAAGAGGATCCTGTCAAAGACCTGCCTGAAGAACAGGAAGTTCTGA
- the LOC120666218 gene encoding pumilio homolog 12-like isoform X1 — MDEVQSNQDNPELRPFLGSITGAMSANHEEQSAGCSSPEEGWVSSQVALHDMAMVGSNRHGVGIISNANLFDNWSLTAAFENMNLSSTDATADSAANAGSVASRYGHCPQGLMISSADNKRNTQLQPTFAQDSFVTSSMMINNAEHMKPRFRGQNHPLCTGMHGPDNAYVTAVNLPPASPFQQLHLIDRWPQTYAPYQQMDSTFRHHDIDAERHSFMQTQYSYQQIPPSSDAHWINSNRCGVVNSSSKSAASAHLRAPAVHHLGHRSPDICWNGRMIPNGNNRLNSTHVDNCPCIIYPDCLCETCEYCQNQLSERLKHPYGLRRSYKGLLQNHTLDKVRLKSSPEKILMKFEGTNSVGNINPGFELDGCAETNQRMDCDGYNHHLNIQNNLHFDLQRSQCQSPLGSECTMKSAQLNYNSVDEVVGELYLLAQDQNGCRFLQRIFTEGSQEDAQKVFDGVIEHIDELMVDPFGNYLVQKLLEQCNDDQKMHILYEITKIPGQLIKVACNMHGTRVVQKVIETVSTSAEVSLVVSALSSGAITLMMDANGNHVAHRCLQKLSPEYKAFLLNAATECCVELAKDRHGCCIIQKCITHASKEQKNRLLYSITSRALDLAEHQYGNYVIQYILELKVTWATDEILDKLEGHYGYLSMQKCSSNVVEKCLKYTQEPKRAKIIHELINDPKMPHILVDQFGNYVIQTAFRECENAQDATVEAALIKAIKPHVGALRNNMYGKRILSKTCLKNRKF, encoded by the exons ATGGACGAAGTGCAGAGTAATCAGGACAATCCGGAACTCCGGCCCTTTCTTGGCAGCATCACTGGAGCCATGTCTGCAAATCATGAGGAACAATCTGCAGGGTGTTCTTCCCCTGAAGAAGGGTGGGTTTCCTCGCAGGTCGCTCTGCATGATATGGCAATGGTGGGAAGTAACCGGCATGGCGTGGGCATCATCAGCAATGCCAATTTGTTTGACAACTGGTCATTGACAGCAGCATTTGAGAACATGAACTTGAGCTCGACTGATGCTACTGCCGACTCTGCTGCTAACGCTGGTAGTGTTGCATCCAGGTATGGACACTGCCCTCAAGGCCTTATGATTTCATCTGCTGACAACAAGAGGAACACACAACTTCAGCCGACATTTGCTCAAGATAGTTTTGTTACTTCATCTATGATGATCAACAATGCTGAACACATGAAGCCAAGGTTTCGTGGGCAAAATCATCCATTGTGCACAGGGATGCATGGTCCAGATAATGCTTATGTGACTGCAGTCAATTTACCACCAGCTTCGCCTTTCCAGCAACTGCATTTAATCGATAGGTGGCCACAAACGTATGCACCTTATCAGCAGATGGACTCGACATTCAGGCATCATGATATTGATGCGGAGAGGCATTCTTTCATGCAGACACAGTATTCTTATCAACAGATTCCACCAAGTTCTGATGCTCATTGGATTAATAGCAATCGATGTGGTGTTGTCAACTCCTCATCTAAGTCTGCAGCTTCAGCTCATCTTAGAGCACCTGCTGTTCATCATCTGGGACATCGCAGTCCTGATATCTGCTGGAATGGTCGCATGATTCCTAATGGAAATAACCGACTGAATTCTACACATGTTGATAACTGCCCTTGTATAATTTATCCTGATTGCTTATGTGAAACCTGTGAATATTGCCAGAATCAGCTATCTGAAAGGCTCAAACATCCATATGGGCTCAGGCGTTCATACAAAGGTTTATTACAGAATCACACCTTGGATAAAGTCAGACTGAAAAGTTCTCCTGAGAAGATCCTGATGAAGTTTGAGGGTACAAATTCTGTTGGAAATATCAACCCTGGCTTTGAACTTGATGGGTGTGCTGAAACAAATCAAAGAATGGACTGTGATGGATACAATCACCATCTCAATATTCAGAACAACCTGCATTTTGACTTGCAGCGCTCTCAGTGTCAGTCACCTTTGGGATCTGAATGTACCATGAAATCTGCCCAGCTCAACTATAATTCAGTGGATGAAGTTGTTGGAGAATTGTACCTCTTGGCACAGGATCAGAATGGTTGCCGTTTCCTACAAAGGATATTTACAGAAGGTTCTCAAGAGGATGCCCAAAAGGTCTTTGATGGTGTCATTGAGCATATCGACGAACTTATGGTTGATCCATTCGGAAATTACTTGGTACAAAAACTACTGGAGCAATGCAATGATGACCAAAAAATGCATATACTTTATGAAATAACCAAAATACCAGGCCAGCTAATTAAAGTTGCATGCAACATGCATGG GACACGGGTGGTACAAAAGGTGATAGAAACTGTTAGTACTTCAGCTGAAGTTTCCCTGGTTGTATCTGCTCTGAGCTCTGGTGCCATTACTCTGATGATGGATGCAAATGGGAATCACGTTGCACACCGTTGCTTGCAGAAGCTGTCACCTGAATACAAAGCA TTCCTTCTCAATGCGGCCACAGAATGTTGCGTTGAGCTAGCAAAGGATCGTCATGGCTGCTGTATCATCCAGAAGTGTATTACTCATGCAAGTAAGGAGCAGAAGAACAGACTGTTGTACAGTATCACATCCAGGGCTCTCGATCTTGCTGAACATCAGTACGG GAATTATGTAATACAGTACATACTCGAGCTCAAGGTTACTTGGGCAACGGACGAAATACTGGACAAGCTCGAGGGCCACTATGGATATCTATCAATGCAAAAGTGCAGCAGCAACGTGGTCGAGAAATGCCTGAAATACACGCAGGAGCCAAAGCGAGCGAAGATCATCCACGAGCTCATCAACGACCCCAAGATGCCGCACATCTTGGTCGATCAGTTTGGGAACTATGTGATCCAGACAGCGTTCCGGGAGTGCGAG AACGCGCAGGATGCTACGGTTGAGGCTGCACTGATCAAAGCCATTAAGCCGCATGTTGGTGCTCTCCGGAACAACATGTACGGTAAGAGGATCCTGTCAAAGACCTGCCTGAAGAACAGGAAGTTCTGA